From the genome of Orcinus orca chromosome 5, mOrcOrc1.1, whole genome shotgun sequence, one region includes:
- the TRA2B gene encoding transformer-2 protein homolog beta isoform X1 — protein sequence MSDSGEQNYGERESRSASRSGSAHGSGKSARHTPARSRSKEDSRRSRSKSRSRSESRSRSRRSSRRHYTRSRSRSRSHRRSRSRSYSRDYRRRHSHSHSPMSTRRRHVGNRANPDPNCCLGVFGLSLYTTERDLREVFSKYGPIADVSIVYDQQSRRSRGFAFVYFENVDDAKEAKERANGMELDGRRIRVDFSITKRPHTPTPGIYMGRPTYGSSRRRDYYDRGYDRGYDDRDYYSRSYRGGGGGGGGWRAAQDRDQIYRRRSPSPYYSRGGYRSRSRSRSYSPLTCKDLH from the exons GAATCCCGTTCTGcttccagaagtggaagtgctcATGGATCTGGGAAATCTGCAAGGCATACCCCTGCAAGGTCTCGCTCCAAGGAAGATTCCAGGCGTTCCAGATCAAAGTCCAGGTCCAGATCTGAATCTAG GTCTAGATCCAGAAGAAGTTCTCGAAGGCATTATACAAGGTCACGATCTCGGTCCCGGTCCCATAGAAGATCCCGTAGCAGATCTTACAGTAGAGATTATCGAAGACGGCATAGCCACAGTCATTCTCCCATGTCTACTCGCAGGCGTCATGTTGGGAATCGG gcAAATCCTGATCCCAACTGTTGTCTTGGAGTATTTGGATTGAGCTTATACACTACAGAAAGAGATCTAAGAGAAGTGTTCTCTAAATATGGCCCAATTGCTGATGTGTCTATTGTATATGACCAGCAGTCTAGACGTTCAAGAGGATTtgcctttgtatattttgaaaatgtagatGATGCCAAGGAA GCGAAAGAGCGTGCCAATGGAATGGAGCTTGATGGACGTAGGATCAGAGTTGATTTCTCTATAACAAAGAGACCACATACCCCAACACCAGGAATTTACATGGGGAGACCTACCTA TGGCAGCTCACGCCGTCGAGATTACTACGACAGGGGATATGATCGAGGCTATGATGATCGGGACTATTACAGCAGGTCATACAG aggaggaggtggaggaggaggaggatggagagCTGCTCAAGACAGGGATCAGATATACAG AAGACGGTCACCTTCTCCCTACTATAGTCGTGGAGGATACAGATCACGTTCCAGATCTCGATCATACTCACCTC tgaccTGCAAGGACCTTCACTAA
- the TRA2B gene encoding transformer-2 protein homolog beta isoform X7: MSTRRRHVGNRANPDPNCCLGVFGLSLYTTERDLREVFSKYGPIADVSIVYDQQSRRSRGFAFVYFENVDDAKEAKERANGMELDGRRIRVDFSITKRPHTPTPGIYMGRPTYGSSRRRDYYDRGYDRGYDDRDYYSRSYRGGGGGGGGWRAAQDRDQIYRRRSPSPYYSRGGYRSRSRSRSYSPLTCKDLH; the protein is encoded by the exons ATGTCTACTCGCAGGCGTCATGTTGGGAATCGG gcAAATCCTGATCCCAACTGTTGTCTTGGAGTATTTGGATTGAGCTTATACACTACAGAAAGAGATCTAAGAGAAGTGTTCTCTAAATATGGCCCAATTGCTGATGTGTCTATTGTATATGACCAGCAGTCTAGACGTTCAAGAGGATTtgcctttgtatattttgaaaatgtagatGATGCCAAGGAA GCGAAAGAGCGTGCCAATGGAATGGAGCTTGATGGACGTAGGATCAGAGTTGATTTCTCTATAACAAAGAGACCACATACCCCAACACCAGGAATTTACATGGGGAGACCTACCTA TGGCAGCTCACGCCGTCGAGATTACTACGACAGGGGATATGATCGAGGCTATGATGATCGGGACTATTACAGCAGGTCATACAG aggaggaggtggaggaggaggaggatggagagCTGCTCAAGACAGGGATCAGATATACAG AAGACGGTCACCTTCTCCCTACTATAGTCGTGGAGGATACAGATCACGTTCCAGATCTCGATCATACTCACCTC tgaccTGCAAGGACCTTCACTAA
- the TRA2B gene encoding transformer-2 protein homolog beta isoform X2 produces the protein MSDSGEQNYGERESRSASRSGSAHGSGKSARHTPARSRSKEDSRRSRSKSRSRSESRSRSRRSSRRHYTRSRSRSRSHRRSRSRSYSRDYRRRHSHSHSPMSTRRRHVGNRANPDPNCCLGVFGLSLYTTERDLREVFSKYGPIADVSIVYDQQSRRSRGFAFVYFENVDDAKEAKERANGMELDGRRIRVDFSITKRPHTPTPGIYMGRPTYGSSRRRDYYDRGYDRGYDDRDYYSRSYRGGGGGGGGWRAAQDRDQIYRRSPSPYYSRGGYRSRSRSRSYSPLTCKDLH, from the exons GAATCCCGTTCTGcttccagaagtggaagtgctcATGGATCTGGGAAATCTGCAAGGCATACCCCTGCAAGGTCTCGCTCCAAGGAAGATTCCAGGCGTTCCAGATCAAAGTCCAGGTCCAGATCTGAATCTAG GTCTAGATCCAGAAGAAGTTCTCGAAGGCATTATACAAGGTCACGATCTCGGTCCCGGTCCCATAGAAGATCCCGTAGCAGATCTTACAGTAGAGATTATCGAAGACGGCATAGCCACAGTCATTCTCCCATGTCTACTCGCAGGCGTCATGTTGGGAATCGG gcAAATCCTGATCCCAACTGTTGTCTTGGAGTATTTGGATTGAGCTTATACACTACAGAAAGAGATCTAAGAGAAGTGTTCTCTAAATATGGCCCAATTGCTGATGTGTCTATTGTATATGACCAGCAGTCTAGACGTTCAAGAGGATTtgcctttgtatattttgaaaatgtagatGATGCCAAGGAA GCGAAAGAGCGTGCCAATGGAATGGAGCTTGATGGACGTAGGATCAGAGTTGATTTCTCTATAACAAAGAGACCACATACCCCAACACCAGGAATTTACATGGGGAGACCTACCTA TGGCAGCTCACGCCGTCGAGATTACTACGACAGGGGATATGATCGAGGCTATGATGATCGGGACTATTACAGCAGGTCATACAG aggaggaggtggaggaggaggaggatggagagCTGCTCAAGACAGGGATCAGATATACAG ACGGTCACCTTCTCCCTACTATAGTCGTGGAGGATACAGATCACGTTCCAGATCTCGATCATACTCACCTC tgaccTGCAAGGACCTTCACTAA
- the TRA2B gene encoding transformer-2 protein homolog beta isoform X4, with protein MSDSGEQNYGERESRSASRSGSAHGSGKSARHTPARSRSKEDSRRSRSKSRSRSESRSRSRRSSRRHYTRSRSRSRSHRRSRSRSYSRDYRRRHSHSHSPMSTRRRHVGNRANPDPNCCLGVFGLSLYTTERDLREVFSKYGPIADVSIVYDQQSRRSRGFAFVYFENVDDAKEAKERANGMELDGRRIRVDFSITKRPHTPTPGIYMGRPTYGSSRRRDYYDRGYDRGYDDRDYYSRSYRGGGGGGGGWRAAQDRDQIYRRSPSPYYSRGGYRSRSRSRSYSPRRY; from the exons GAATCCCGTTCTGcttccagaagtggaagtgctcATGGATCTGGGAAATCTGCAAGGCATACCCCTGCAAGGTCTCGCTCCAAGGAAGATTCCAGGCGTTCCAGATCAAAGTCCAGGTCCAGATCTGAATCTAG GTCTAGATCCAGAAGAAGTTCTCGAAGGCATTATACAAGGTCACGATCTCGGTCCCGGTCCCATAGAAGATCCCGTAGCAGATCTTACAGTAGAGATTATCGAAGACGGCATAGCCACAGTCATTCTCCCATGTCTACTCGCAGGCGTCATGTTGGGAATCGG gcAAATCCTGATCCCAACTGTTGTCTTGGAGTATTTGGATTGAGCTTATACACTACAGAAAGAGATCTAAGAGAAGTGTTCTCTAAATATGGCCCAATTGCTGATGTGTCTATTGTATATGACCAGCAGTCTAGACGTTCAAGAGGATTtgcctttgtatattttgaaaatgtagatGATGCCAAGGAA GCGAAAGAGCGTGCCAATGGAATGGAGCTTGATGGACGTAGGATCAGAGTTGATTTCTCTATAACAAAGAGACCACATACCCCAACACCAGGAATTTACATGGGGAGACCTACCTA TGGCAGCTCACGCCGTCGAGATTACTACGACAGGGGATATGATCGAGGCTATGATGATCGGGACTATTACAGCAGGTCATACAG aggaggaggtggaggaggaggaggatggagagCTGCTCAAGACAGGGATCAGATATACAG ACGGTCACCTTCTCCCTACTATAGTCGTGGAGGATACAGATCACGTTCCAGATCTCGATCATACTCACCTC gTCGCTATTAA
- the TRA2B gene encoding transformer-2 protein homolog beta isoform X3, translating into MSDSGEQNYGERESRSASRSGSAHGSGKSARHTPARSRSKEDSRRSRSKSRSRSESRSRSRRSSRRHYTRSRSRSRSHRRSRSRSYSRDYRRRHSHSHSPMSTRRRHVGNRANPDPNCCLGVFGLSLYTTERDLREVFSKYGPIADVSIVYDQQSRRSRGFAFVYFENVDDAKEAKERANGMELDGRRIRVDFSITKRPHTPTPGIYMGRPTYGSSRRRDYYDRGYDRGYDDRDYYSRSYRGGGGGGGGWRAAQDRDQIYRRRSPSPYYSRGGYRSRSRSRSYSPRRY; encoded by the exons GAATCCCGTTCTGcttccagaagtggaagtgctcATGGATCTGGGAAATCTGCAAGGCATACCCCTGCAAGGTCTCGCTCCAAGGAAGATTCCAGGCGTTCCAGATCAAAGTCCAGGTCCAGATCTGAATCTAG GTCTAGATCCAGAAGAAGTTCTCGAAGGCATTATACAAGGTCACGATCTCGGTCCCGGTCCCATAGAAGATCCCGTAGCAGATCTTACAGTAGAGATTATCGAAGACGGCATAGCCACAGTCATTCTCCCATGTCTACTCGCAGGCGTCATGTTGGGAATCGG gcAAATCCTGATCCCAACTGTTGTCTTGGAGTATTTGGATTGAGCTTATACACTACAGAAAGAGATCTAAGAGAAGTGTTCTCTAAATATGGCCCAATTGCTGATGTGTCTATTGTATATGACCAGCAGTCTAGACGTTCAAGAGGATTtgcctttgtatattttgaaaatgtagatGATGCCAAGGAA GCGAAAGAGCGTGCCAATGGAATGGAGCTTGATGGACGTAGGATCAGAGTTGATTTCTCTATAACAAAGAGACCACATACCCCAACACCAGGAATTTACATGGGGAGACCTACCTA TGGCAGCTCACGCCGTCGAGATTACTACGACAGGGGATATGATCGAGGCTATGATGATCGGGACTATTACAGCAGGTCATACAG aggaggaggtggaggaggaggaggatggagagCTGCTCAAGACAGGGATCAGATATACAG AAGACGGTCACCTTCTCCCTACTATAGTCGTGGAGGATACAGATCACGTTCCAGATCTCGATCATACTCACCTC gTCGCTATTAA
- the TRA2B gene encoding transformer-2 protein homolog beta isoform X6, with the protein MSDSGEQNYGERESRSASRSGSAHGSGKSARHTPARSRSKEDSRRSRSKSRSRSESRSRSRRSSRRHYTRSRSRSRSHRRSRSRSYSRDYRRRHSHSHSPMSTRRRHVGNRANPDPNCCLGVFGLSLYTTERDLREVFSKYGPIADVSIVYDQQSRRSRGFAFVYFENVDDAKEAKERANGMELDGRRIRVDFSITKRPHTPTPGIYMGRPTYGSSRRRDYYDRGYDRGYDDRDYYSRSYREMFMTLGIL; encoded by the exons GAATCCCGTTCTGcttccagaagtggaagtgctcATGGATCTGGGAAATCTGCAAGGCATACCCCTGCAAGGTCTCGCTCCAAGGAAGATTCCAGGCGTTCCAGATCAAAGTCCAGGTCCAGATCTGAATCTAG GTCTAGATCCAGAAGAAGTTCTCGAAGGCATTATACAAGGTCACGATCTCGGTCCCGGTCCCATAGAAGATCCCGTAGCAGATCTTACAGTAGAGATTATCGAAGACGGCATAGCCACAGTCATTCTCCCATGTCTACTCGCAGGCGTCATGTTGGGAATCGG gcAAATCCTGATCCCAACTGTTGTCTTGGAGTATTTGGATTGAGCTTATACACTACAGAAAGAGATCTAAGAGAAGTGTTCTCTAAATATGGCCCAATTGCTGATGTGTCTATTGTATATGACCAGCAGTCTAGACGTTCAAGAGGATTtgcctttgtatattttgaaaatgtagatGATGCCAAGGAA GCGAAAGAGCGTGCCAATGGAATGGAGCTTGATGGACGTAGGATCAGAGTTGATTTCTCTATAACAAAGAGACCACATACCCCAACACCAGGAATTTACATGGGGAGACCTACCTA TGGCAGCTCACGCCGTCGAGATTACTACGACAGGGGATATGATCGAGGCTATGATGATCGGGACTATTACAGCAGGTCATACAG GGAAATGTTCATGACACTGGGAATACTTTGA
- the TRA2B gene encoding transformer-2 protein homolog beta isoform X5, with the protein MSDSGEQNYGERESRSASRSGSAHGSGKSARHTPARSRSKEDSRRSRSKSRSRSESRSRSRRSSRRHYTRSRSRSRSHRRSRSRSYSRDYRRRHSHSHSPMSTRRRHVGNRANPDPNCCLGVFGLSLYTTERDLREVFSKYGPIADVSIVYDQQSRRSRGFAFVYFENVDDAKEAKERANGMELDGRRIRVDFSITKRPHTPTPGIYMGRPTYGSSRRRDYYDRGYDRGYDDRDYYSRSYRNRALKGRGN; encoded by the exons GAATCCCGTTCTGcttccagaagtggaagtgctcATGGATCTGGGAAATCTGCAAGGCATACCCCTGCAAGGTCTCGCTCCAAGGAAGATTCCAGGCGTTCCAGATCAAAGTCCAGGTCCAGATCTGAATCTAG GTCTAGATCCAGAAGAAGTTCTCGAAGGCATTATACAAGGTCACGATCTCGGTCCCGGTCCCATAGAAGATCCCGTAGCAGATCTTACAGTAGAGATTATCGAAGACGGCATAGCCACAGTCATTCTCCCATGTCTACTCGCAGGCGTCATGTTGGGAATCGG gcAAATCCTGATCCCAACTGTTGTCTTGGAGTATTTGGATTGAGCTTATACACTACAGAAAGAGATCTAAGAGAAGTGTTCTCTAAATATGGCCCAATTGCTGATGTGTCTATTGTATATGACCAGCAGTCTAGACGTTCAAGAGGATTtgcctttgtatattttgaaaatgtagatGATGCCAAGGAA GCGAAAGAGCGTGCCAATGGAATGGAGCTTGATGGACGTAGGATCAGAGTTGATTTCTCTATAACAAAGAGACCACATACCCCAACACCAGGAATTTACATGGGGAGACCTACCTA TGGCAGCTCACGCCGTCGAGATTACTACGACAGGGGATATGATCGAGGCTATGATGATCGGGACTATTACAGCAGGTCATACAG GAATCGTGCACTGAAGGGCAGGGGAAATTGA